The stretch of DNA CACATGCTAAAAATCATCCAAGAGCTTGTGGATTTTATACATGATGAGGCGCTGGTTTCTTGATCACTACAGCTTGTTGATGATCTTTCCAGCTTGCTCATGATATTCCAACCCTCTTTTTCATAATAGCATACCCACGTGCCGAGGCTgagcttttctttcaaaatggtGTCAATGTCAGTTGGATAGACCTTTTTGTCTCTAAGCCTCTTTTCGTACAGGGAAATTGCCTGGTCTATGGGCAACTTCTCTATCTTTATATCTTGGGAGAGATTCTTTGCAGGGAAACCAATTGTCTGAACAAATATGACTAATGAACCAAGGTTCACATAATTGCATTTGAGAGTGAAGAGGTTCCTAGAGGCTGTATTGTTCTTTTCAGTTGCTAACAATGTGTACTCTGCTCCATTTCTCAGCAGCCATTCTTCCACTGACTTCACAAGTTTCAATCCGATTCCCTTCCGTCTACATTAATTACACATCAAAATTAGTCACAGCTAGAACATGCAAATTAAGTTCTTAATCATATATGTACATTAATTaatagccatatatatatatatataatgcaaacCTCATTTTGCATGCTTTCGAGTACTTATTTATGCTGCGGATTATGATCCATCTTAATTGCCTCGTCAAAAGTCGACAAGCTGGGAACTATATATTGCTTTCAAGTATTAGAAACTAATACtcatatttttaactaaattaattCTCAAACGCCACATAGATCTATCTGATCAAGTGAATTGATCTCATGTCAAGCTTGATAACATAAAATCCCatccaatatatattaattatttctattaatTAATGGCACAAACATCAAGCAAGGCAACCTAGTTTTTTTAGCTATGTCTTACTATTCAGacatataatcataaaaatagtaaACTGGATCGATCCATCAAGATCAACTAATTGACAAATTTACCTAATTTCTCAACCCAACTACTTTCAAGGGTTCAATCCCGGCAATCATGTAATGAATGAATGTATATTATTAATCACCCCAAAAATCCAAATCATCAcatcattaactatatataaagcatCGATCCTTGTGTAGTACTTCTTGATCGATCACTTGACAAAAGGGAAATCAAATGGGTACCTACCGGTGAGTAGGAGAGACTCGAAGGCCTAGAATGCAACCCATCTTCACATGTACTTGTGCTTCCCCATGAACAGTCCCGACATCCTTAATGCATCCTCGAACCACGCCGACAAGCTCCCCATTTTGAAGCAGCTCAGCTACCTGTAGGCCATTTTGAAGAACATTTTATATTCACAAATAAGGTGGTCTTGAGAAggaaaagtagataaaaagtaGTACCAAGAAAGCGATAGACATCTGTAATAAAATCTTAACTGCACGCAGATGGGGAGATAAAAGGATGAAATGAATGCATGATTTGGAAAGATATAAGGGGGGAAAAAAAGTGATCATGAGCGCGCGTTACCCACCAGAATGACATGAAGGGGGTAGAACCTAATCCTACATAAAGGGTCACAGCTTATAGCTATCATGTTAGTGAAAATGGAGACCCCCGTTTTAGACCCCATCTCACAAATCCTTTCAAGCTTCCCCACCACTTCAATATCTGTGTCTTCATCGAATTCCCTTATAAGAACTTTCTTCTCTATGTTGTCAACCATGTTTTTACTGGGCTAAAGCAAGCGATCGAGTTGGTTACCAGCTCTCATGTGTAGTAGTACCACTGCATCGAAAAGGAAATATACTCGAAGATAGATATGACTTTTCTTTGAATAATGGACCTGGCTGCCACCAGGGACGAGGCCAAGGTGGGGCAAGGGAAAGCCTTGGCCCCCCTGCAAGCCTCTGAAGTCTgaccccaaaaaaaaaggaaaaaaaaaaaaaactcatatatatatatatatatatatatatattataatcttgTCTAATTTGTATAtctcctttaattttattcttgtcCACAATTCATAATTGGTACTAGCAAATGCCTTTCAATGACCAGGCGTGCCTTGCAAAttgtcaataattttttaatagatatttttttatatatcattaaattagaatttggtctcatttaaaattttatggtaaCTACATCTTGTTTGCCTGTTttacttcaagaaattaaattagaatataatatttacattatCTGCATcttattccatatatatatatatactttattataattaatttaatttacaattgGAGCTAATTAATGTTGATGAGTGTAACCGCGTACCTACTAGGTAAAAGCTGGCAATTTCTCATCATTTGGAGTACAATTATATTCGTAGTACACACAATCTTCACGCGTGTACATTGTTTATATCCTTTTAAACAATAATCTAGCTAGCGCCTATTATAGTCTCGCCATGTGATAATGATTAATCATACGATCTATTATAATCATTTGCATAGTCTACATCCTTTTAATCACTTCCATCGTCTAGAAGATTCTTTAGATATTCATCctatcaactctctctctctctctctctctctctctatatatatatatatatatgcatgcatgttatgcACTTACCAATGAATTGATCTAGTGACTAGTACAATATTTTTGGAGAATTTATTTTGGTAAGATTTCTCTAACACAAACAATGAGAGTAatccaattcttttttttttttttttatcatttttaataatccGTGTGGCACTATTATGTTATgttaagagcattagcattggtctatgcatatacatatgcaaaattacctctttttcATATCCACTTTATCATTCAAGCAAAACTctcacattgacttatgcatatttaagataaaataataaaaaaatattattatattattattattattattattattattaattttttgcctaattttcttttatagacTTTGCAATTAGAGGAAGAGCATGCAATAATATCAACTTCACAATTCTATGTTCAAAAATAGTTTGTAATGTCAacttaatacaataaaaatttCTCCAAGATCATTACAATACAAAGTTCATGTTCATAGTTGATCTCCAAATTTACATAGTTCATGTTCATAGCTATGtaaatatttggagatgcaTACTCCAATATAGATGAAATTAACCTCATATTatccaaatatgactttgcatatatatatatacatagaccaatactaatgctcttaggtAAAATGAGTCTACTATGCTGACCCGCGTAACatcctttcctcttttttttttttttggtttaactATTAACGGGTTGGGCTAGGCTTTTAGCTCACAGACATTGGCCCAAACTCATGGATTAAAACTATCCAAGTGATTGACCCATGTCCTGACTTTCTTTTCTCCTTCCTCGTCACGCTCTCGTcgcaacaatttttttttcggTCTCTATTCCTAGGGCTAGGTAAACTCCGTAACTCTGACTCCGTTTGACACCCGCTACGACTCCTTCGGAGTCGAAAATATCGAAGTTCGAGATCGGAGTTAgagttggaaggtgaaaaatagTCGAAGTTTGAAGTTGAACAAGACTCCAGActaccgactccgactccgactccgactccgactccgacaattATACTTCCCCCACAAGACCGATTTTTAAGTAAATcttaaaacgacgttgttttcaCTCCTATATATTCATCTCTTTCCTTTCAGCTAACCTTACGCATTTTGTTCTCCTCAGTCATTAGCCgctttgttctctctctctacttcctCTGCTTCTTTGTTCTAACTTCTCTCTCTCAGCCTTGCATCCTCTCTCTTTAATTGAGTCTCTCATTCTGGTCTTCATCATCCTGATTTTTGCTCTTGTTGTTGTCTAGGCATGGGGTGGCATGGGTGCATATACGAGCCATCTCAGCTTCTCATCCAAGATTTGTTTCGATGCTGGAAAGTGCGAGTGGGTAAGaagatttcttaatttttgtttggataCTGGGAAAGTACGAGTTgggaaagaaaaatcaaac from Juglans regia cultivar Chandler chromosome 4, Walnut 2.0, whole genome shotgun sequence encodes:
- the LOC118348128 gene encoding probable N-acetyltransferase HLS1-like, which encodes MVDNIEKKVLIREFDEDTDIEVVGKLERICEMGSKTGVSIFTNMIAISCDPLCRIRFYPLHVILVAELLQNGELVGVVRGCIKDVGTVHGEAQVHVKMGCILGLRVSPTHRRKGIGLKLVKSVEEWLLRNGAEYTLLATEKNNTASRNLFTLKCNYVNLGSLVIFVQTIGFPAKNLSQDIKIEKLPIDQAISLYEKRLRDKKVYPTDIDTILKEKLSLGTWVCYYEKEGWNIMSKLERSSTSCSDQETSASSCIKSTSSWMIFSMWNTREAYKLQVGKPHPLSTFLHATVLSHAITEKICPCLRRPMSSSSSSSDHSFQRPDVGFLFLYGLLGEGEKLGELMKSAWSFASNVGQNVKDCKVVIITELGVTDPLIKHIPQEPSMSRIHDLWYAKRLIHNEDIDHASILAKGPVGNVFVDPRDF